One stretch of Columba livia isolate bColLiv1 breed racing homer chromosome 29, bColLiv1.pat.W.v2, whole genome shotgun sequence DNA includes these proteins:
- the TMBIM6 gene encoding bax inhibitor 1 isoform X1, with the protein MNVFNRNINFDALFKFSHISASTQEHLKKVYASFALCMFVAAAGAYVNVVTHLFQFSLLTGLGSLGLMIWLTATPHSRETEQKRLGMLAGFAFLMGINLGPLLEMCISINPSIIPTAFLGTATIFACFSLSALYARRRSFLYLGGFLLSGLTLMLLSSLVNAFMGSTWLFTANLYLGLMVTCGFVLFDTQLIIEKAESGDKDYIWHCIDLFLDFVNIFRDLLMILGVTEVGDSPQGVAGGGTGSQH; encoded by the exons ATGAACGTCTTCAACCGAAACATCAACTTTGACGCCCTCTTCAAGTTCTCCCACAT CTCGGCCTCCACCCAGGAGCACCTGAAGAAGGTCTATGCCAGCTTCGCTCTCTGCATGTTCGTGGCGGCCGCGGGCGCCTACGTCAACGTGGTGACCCACCTCTTCCAG TTCAGCCTCCTGACCGGCCTGGGCTCCCTGGGGCTGATGATCTGGCTGACGGCCACCCCGCACAGCCGCGAGACGGAGCAGAAGAGGCTGGGGATGCTGGCCGGCTTCGCCTTCCTGATGG GTATCAACCTTGGACCCCTCCTGGAAATGTGCATCTCCATCAACCCCAG CATCATCCCCACCGCCTTCCTGGGCACCGCCACCATCTTCGCCTGCTTCTCCCTGAGCGCCCTGTACGCCCGGCGCCGCAGCTTCCTCTACCTGGGAG gTTTCCTGCTCTCCGGCCTCACCCTGATGCTTCTCTCCTCCCTGGTTAACGCCTTCATGGGATCCACTTGGCTCTTCACG GCCAACCTCTACCTGGGGCTGATGGTCACCTGTGGCTTCGTGCTCTTCGACACGCAGCTCATCATCGAGAAGGCGGAGAGCGGGGACAAGGATTACATCTG GCACTGCATCGATCTCTTCCTCGACTTTGTCAACATCTTCCGGGATCTCCTGATGATCCTGGGTGTGACCGAGGTGGGTGACAGTCCCCAGGGGGTGGCTGGGGGAGGGACGGGGTCGCAGCACTGA
- the TMBIM6 gene encoding bax inhibitor 1 isoform X2: MNVFNRNINFDALFKFSHISASTQEHLKKVYASFALCMFVAAAGAYVNVVTHLFQFSLLTGLGSLGLMIWLTATPHSRETEQKRLGMLAGFAFLMGINLGPLLEMCISINPSIIPTAFLGTATIFACFSLSALYARRRSFLYLGGFLLSGLTLMLLSSLVNAFMGSTWLFTANLYLGLMVTCGFVLFDTQLIIEKAESGDKDYIWHCIDLFLDFVNIFRDLLMILGVTENKKKAKK; encoded by the exons ATGAACGTCTTCAACCGAAACATCAACTTTGACGCCCTCTTCAAGTTCTCCCACAT CTCGGCCTCCACCCAGGAGCACCTGAAGAAGGTCTATGCCAGCTTCGCTCTCTGCATGTTCGTGGCGGCCGCGGGCGCCTACGTCAACGTGGTGACCCACCTCTTCCAG TTCAGCCTCCTGACCGGCCTGGGCTCCCTGGGGCTGATGATCTGGCTGACGGCCACCCCGCACAGCCGCGAGACGGAGCAGAAGAGGCTGGGGATGCTGGCCGGCTTCGCCTTCCTGATGG GTATCAACCTTGGACCCCTCCTGGAAATGTGCATCTCCATCAACCCCAG CATCATCCCCACCGCCTTCCTGGGCACCGCCACCATCTTCGCCTGCTTCTCCCTGAGCGCCCTGTACGCCCGGCGCCGCAGCTTCCTCTACCTGGGAG gTTTCCTGCTCTCCGGCCTCACCCTGATGCTTCTCTCCTCCCTGGTTAACGCCTTCATGGGATCCACTTGGCTCTTCACG GCCAACCTCTACCTGGGGCTGATGGTCACCTGTGGCTTCGTGCTCTTCGACACGCAGCTCATCATCGAGAAGGCGGAGAGCGGGGACAAGGATTACATCTG GCACTGCATCGATCTCTTCCTCGACTTTGTCAACATCTTCCGGGATCTCCTGATGATCCTGGGTGTGACCGAG AACAAGAAGAAGGCGAAGAAGTGA
- the NCKAP5L gene encoding nck-associated protein 5-like isoform X1 has protein sequence MGLGVPVPPLPVLPRPPRPGSPVLRARRWRSRTTGAAAAAAPPRPRREGGAGPPPPPNNSAAGPGRDGAAAAGTGPGAALSANGRRRREPGRDTADEQGCDSSSEREMSESVAEAPGDGSPAALGETGTSHELLQRLRELEAENSALAQANENQRETYERCLDEVANHVVQALLNQKDLREECIKLKKRVFDLERQNQALSDLFQQKLQLSAGSLPQLLLHPVPVPPDAPASPQPGSAEQPPPPLPPSCCVPVPEVTPPVPLGSPGLSPGTPPLDALSPFFKKKAQILEVLRKLEETDPLLGPPPASPGSPEPCAAPAWPPCPLRGPGAAGGWRGAEGSPCSSPEEAAPPRGALLSALAERLLRGDGGCCRRNGEAPGGPPRQRRGDHPAFLGLYALGEETPEGGFAPLSPGGGPNPPKVLKLPPPPGALRLSPQLPRASKIPCRGGNPEASPALSRRASPGTPPQPGSPEPPACPPTRAYEAAEQPPGPPGPPSSGARVAASPPSTRRGTGGSAPSRRPGKKSPEPGYLPFKERLAALGKLRGAEGREPPGPGRPERGHGAEARPPPRGALGGSLKHPEPAHAGEPLARCYSSCSMGEPGKAGGKNRPTGGRTPSRGTPAPPAKATRSPHGSPTKLPTKAGGGKAATPRGEEPAGAKAAGAPRKAPPAPEPPGAGTPAGAAGHSAIEEKVMKGIEENVLRLQGQERPPAGEAKGKAAGGLASWFGLRRSKLPALSRRGDGGRGRDWAGTPAPLRREVKLAARKLEAESLNISKLMEKAEDLRKALREEHGFLQALDKGRPRGPPRAPGPLPVMYQEVTAETFMQQLLDRVDGKDVPYESRLEHKRELCDLRRVPPDAKDPRLCRPPRNGIVGHLREPPNKVPDVGLRDELPSDESLSESGMSQHFAACGSLTRTLDSGIGTFPPPDYGGVPAKSAPKPRGRPEPLPGTVPAPPPRITKVPRKARTLEREVPSAEELLVAAKHRSTPTCHPPGPPSPHAGSQDAGADAGKPQRVQQSKNWTFPNAKACGAADPFLGPPGGLHRPVLAPVCSPAGHRGASPEAPPPLPPALSASSSRTPSASDVGDEGSTGAQSRDGGHGPPTLEHSESLSDSLYDSLSSCGSQG, from the exons ATGGGGCTGGGTGTCCCGGTGCCACCTCTCCCGGTGCTGCCTcggcccccccggcccggctccCCGGTGCTCCGCGCCCGGCGCTGGCGGAGCCGCACaacgggggcggcggcggcggcggctcctccccGGCCGCGGCGGGAAGGCGGAGCtgggccgccgccgcctcccaaCAATagcgcggccgggccgggccgggatggagccgccgccgccgggaccggccccggggccgcgctgAGCGCGAACGGGCGGCGCCGCCGGGAGCCCGGGC GTGACACCGCGGACGAACAGGGCTGCGACAGCTCCAGCGAG CGAGAGATGTCGGAGAGCGTGGCCGAGGCACCGGGAGACGGGAGCCCCGCGGCCCTCGGTGAGACGGGCACCAGCCATGAGCTCCTGCAGCGGCTGCGGGAGCTGGAG gCGGAGAACTCAGCCCTGGCCCAGGCCAACGAGAACCAGCGGGAGACGTACGAGCGCTGCCTGGACGAG gtcGCCAACCACGTGGTGCAGGCGCTGCTCAACCAGAAG GACCTGCGCGAGGAGTGCATCAAGCTGAAGAAACGGGTGTTCGACCTGGAGCGGCAGAACCAGGCGCTGAGCGACCTGTtccagcagaagctgcagctctcaGCCGGCTCCCTGCCCCAG ctgctgctgcacccgGTGCCGGTGCCCCCGGACGCCCCAGCCAGCCCCCAACCCGGCTCTGCCGAGCAGCCGccccccccgctgccccccagctGCTGTGTCCCCGTGCCCGAG GTGACCCCACCAGTGCCACTGGGCAGCCCCGGGCTCAGCCCCGGCACCCCCCCCCTGGACGCCCTCTCCCCCTTCTTCAAGAAGAAAGCGCAGATCCTGGAGGTGCTGCGCAAGCTGGAGGAGACGGACCCGCTGCTGGGGCCCCCCCCGGCCTCCCCCGGCTCCCCCGAGCCCTGCGCCGCCCCGGCCTGGCCGCCCTGCCCGCTGCGGGGCCCGGGGGCTGCCGGGGGGTGGCGGGGGGCCgagggcagcccctgctcctcGCCGGAGGAggcggccccgccgcgggggGCCCTGCTCAGCGCCCTGGCCGAGCGGCTGCTGCGCGGCGATGGCGGGTGCTGCCGGCGCAACGGCGAAGCCCCCGGGGGCCCCCCCCGGCAGCGGCGCGGCGACCACCCCGCGTTCCTGGGGCTGTACGCCCTGGGCGAGGAGACCCCCGAGGGCGGCTTCGCGCCGCTCTCGCCCGGAGGGGGTCCGAACCCCCCCAAGGTGCTGAAGCTGCCGCCCCCGCCCGGCGCGCTGCGCCTcagcccccagctcccccgCGCCTCCAAGATCCCGTGTCGCGGCGGCAACCCCGAGGCCTCCCCGGCGCTCAGCCGCCGCGCCTCCCCCGGCacccccccccagcccggctCGCCCGAGCCCCCCGCTTGCCCCCCAACCCGCGCCTACGAGGCGGCCGAGCAgcccccggggccgccgggcCCCCCCTCCAGCGGGGCGCGGGTGGCTGCGtccccccccagcacccgccGCGGTACCGGGGGCTCAGCCCCCTCCCGCCGGCCTGGCAAGAAGTCCCCCGAGCCGGGCTACCTGCCCTTCAAGGAGCGCCTGGCCGCCCTGGGCAAGCTGCGGGGGGCCGAGGGCCGCGAGCCCCCCGGCCCAGGGCGGCCCGAGCGGGGCCACGGGGCTGAAGCGCGGCCCCCGCCTCGGGGGGCCTTGGGGGGCAGCCTGAAGCACCCCGAACCCGCGCACGCCGGGGAGCCCCTGGCCCGCTGCTActcctcctgctccatgggCGAGCCCGGCAAGGCGGGGGGCAAGAACCGCCCCACCGGCGGCCGGACCCCATCACGGGGTACCCCAGCCCCCCCCGCCAAGGCCACCCGCAGCCCCCACGGCAGCCCCACCAAACTGCCCACCAAGGCGGGCGGCGGCAAAGCCGCGACGCCGCGGGGCGAGGAGCCGGCGGGGGCCAAGGCGGCGGGGGCACCTCGCAAAGCGCCACCGGCCCCCGAGCCCCCCGGCGCGGGGACACCGGCGGGCGCCGCCGGGCACTCGGCCATCGAGGAGAAGGTGATGAAGGGCATCGAGGAGAACGTGCTGCGGCTGCAGGGCCAGGAGCGGCCGCCGGCGGGCGAGGCCAAGGGGAAGGCGGCGGGCGGGCTGGCCAGCTGGTTCGGGCTGCGCCGGAGCAAACTGCCGGCCCTGAGCCGGCGCGGGGACGGGGGCCGCGGGCGGGACTGGGCCGGCACCCCGGCCCCCCTGCGCCGGGAGGTCAAACTGGCCGCCCGCAAGCTGGAAGCCGAGAGCCTGAACATCTCGAAGCTGATGGAGAAGGCGGAGGATCTGCGCAAAGCGCTGCGGGAGGAGCACGGCTTCCTGCAGGCGCTGGACAAGGGGCGGCCCCGCgggcccccccgcgcccccgggCCCCTCCCGGTCATGTACCAGGAGGTGACGGCCGAGACCTtcatgcagcagctgctggacag ggtggaCGGGAAGGACGTTCCCTATGAGAGCCGCCTGGAGCACAAGCGGGAGCTCTGTGACCTCCGGCGGGTCCCCCCCGATGCCAAAGACCCCCGGCTGTGCCGCCCGCCACGCAACGGCATCGTGGGGCACCTGCGGGAGCCCCCCAACAAG GTGCCCGACGTGGGGCTCCGGGACGAGCTGCCGTCCGACGAGAGTTTGTCGGAGTCGGGGATGTCGCAGCATTTTGCCG CCTGCGGGTCACTGACGCGGACGCTGGACAGTGGGATCGGGACCTTCCCACCCCCCGACTACGGGGGGGTCCCCGCCAAGAGCGCCCCCAAACCGCGGGGCCGCCCCGAGCCGCTGCCCGGCACCGTGCCGGCACCGCCGCCCCGCATCACCAAAGTGCCGCGCAAGGCCCGGACACTGGAGCGGGAGGTGCCGAGCGccgaggagctgctggtggccgCAAAGCACCGGAGCACCCCGACGTGTCAccccccagggccccccagCCCCCACGCCGGTTCCCAAG ATGCCGGTGCCGACGCCGGGAAGCCGCAGCGCGTCCAGCAGAGCAAGAACTGGACCTTCCCCAACGCCAAAGCCTGTGGTGCCGCCGACCCCTTCCTCGGCCCCCCCGGGGGGCTGCACCGGCCCGTGCTG gcGCCCGTCTGCAGCCCAGCGGGACATCGAGGGGCATCCCCGGAGGCccccccgccgctgccccccGCCCTGAGCGCCAGCAGCAGCCGCACCCCCAGCGCCTCGGACGTGGGGGACGAGGGCAGCACGGGGGCGCAGTCCCGGGACGGGGGGCATGGCCCCCCCACGCTGGAGCACTCCGAGTCGCTCAGCGACTCCCTGTACGACAGCCTCTCCTCCTGCGGCAGCCAGGGCTGA
- the NCKAP5L gene encoding nck-associated protein 5-like isoform X2, which translates to MTSAPPPGQPRPQPRPRCRSRHGRAAPRRRRPPVAPGDTADEQGCDSSSEREMSESVAEAPGDGSPAALGETGTSHELLQRLRELEAENSALAQANENQRETYERCLDEVANHVVQALLNQKDLREECIKLKKRVFDLERQNQALSDLFQQKLQLSAGSLPQLLLHPVPVPPDAPASPQPGSAEQPPPPLPPSCCVPVPEVTPPVPLGSPGLSPGTPPLDALSPFFKKKAQILEVLRKLEETDPLLGPPPASPGSPEPCAAPAWPPCPLRGPGAAGGWRGAEGSPCSSPEEAAPPRGALLSALAERLLRGDGGCCRRNGEAPGGPPRQRRGDHPAFLGLYALGEETPEGGFAPLSPGGGPNPPKVLKLPPPPGALRLSPQLPRASKIPCRGGNPEASPALSRRASPGTPPQPGSPEPPACPPTRAYEAAEQPPGPPGPPSSGARVAASPPSTRRGTGGSAPSRRPGKKSPEPGYLPFKERLAALGKLRGAEGREPPGPGRPERGHGAEARPPPRGALGGSLKHPEPAHAGEPLARCYSSCSMGEPGKAGGKNRPTGGRTPSRGTPAPPAKATRSPHGSPTKLPTKAGGGKAATPRGEEPAGAKAAGAPRKAPPAPEPPGAGTPAGAAGHSAIEEKVMKGIEENVLRLQGQERPPAGEAKGKAAGGLASWFGLRRSKLPALSRRGDGGRGRDWAGTPAPLRREVKLAARKLEAESLNISKLMEKAEDLRKALREEHGFLQALDKGRPRGPPRAPGPLPVMYQEVTAETFMQQLLDRVDGKDVPYESRLEHKRELCDLRRVPPDAKDPRLCRPPRNGIVGHLREPPNKVPDVGLRDELPSDESLSESGMSQHFAACGSLTRTLDSGIGTFPPPDYGGVPAKSAPKPRGRPEPLPGTVPAPPPRITKVPRKARTLEREVPSAEELLVAAKHRSTPTCHPPGPPSPHAGSQDAGADAGKPQRVQQSKNWTFPNAKACGAADPFLGPPGGLHRPVLAPVCSPAGHRGASPEAPPPLPPALSASSSRTPSASDVGDEGSTGAQSRDGGHGPPTLEHSESLSDSLYDSLSSCGSQG; encoded by the exons ATGACATCAGCGCCGCCGCCGGGCCagccccggccccagccccggccccgctgccgctccCGCCATggccgcgccgccccgcgccgccgccgcccccccgtAGCCCCCG GTGACACCGCGGACGAACAGGGCTGCGACAGCTCCAGCGAG CGAGAGATGTCGGAGAGCGTGGCCGAGGCACCGGGAGACGGGAGCCCCGCGGCCCTCGGTGAGACGGGCACCAGCCATGAGCTCCTGCAGCGGCTGCGGGAGCTGGAG gCGGAGAACTCAGCCCTGGCCCAGGCCAACGAGAACCAGCGGGAGACGTACGAGCGCTGCCTGGACGAG gtcGCCAACCACGTGGTGCAGGCGCTGCTCAACCAGAAG GACCTGCGCGAGGAGTGCATCAAGCTGAAGAAACGGGTGTTCGACCTGGAGCGGCAGAACCAGGCGCTGAGCGACCTGTtccagcagaagctgcagctctcaGCCGGCTCCCTGCCCCAG ctgctgctgcacccgGTGCCGGTGCCCCCGGACGCCCCAGCCAGCCCCCAACCCGGCTCTGCCGAGCAGCCGccccccccgctgccccccagctGCTGTGTCCCCGTGCCCGAG GTGACCCCACCAGTGCCACTGGGCAGCCCCGGGCTCAGCCCCGGCACCCCCCCCCTGGACGCCCTCTCCCCCTTCTTCAAGAAGAAAGCGCAGATCCTGGAGGTGCTGCGCAAGCTGGAGGAGACGGACCCGCTGCTGGGGCCCCCCCCGGCCTCCCCCGGCTCCCCCGAGCCCTGCGCCGCCCCGGCCTGGCCGCCCTGCCCGCTGCGGGGCCCGGGGGCTGCCGGGGGGTGGCGGGGGGCCgagggcagcccctgctcctcGCCGGAGGAggcggccccgccgcgggggGCCCTGCTCAGCGCCCTGGCCGAGCGGCTGCTGCGCGGCGATGGCGGGTGCTGCCGGCGCAACGGCGAAGCCCCCGGGGGCCCCCCCCGGCAGCGGCGCGGCGACCACCCCGCGTTCCTGGGGCTGTACGCCCTGGGCGAGGAGACCCCCGAGGGCGGCTTCGCGCCGCTCTCGCCCGGAGGGGGTCCGAACCCCCCCAAGGTGCTGAAGCTGCCGCCCCCGCCCGGCGCGCTGCGCCTcagcccccagctcccccgCGCCTCCAAGATCCCGTGTCGCGGCGGCAACCCCGAGGCCTCCCCGGCGCTCAGCCGCCGCGCCTCCCCCGGCacccccccccagcccggctCGCCCGAGCCCCCCGCTTGCCCCCCAACCCGCGCCTACGAGGCGGCCGAGCAgcccccggggccgccgggcCCCCCCTCCAGCGGGGCGCGGGTGGCTGCGtccccccccagcacccgccGCGGTACCGGGGGCTCAGCCCCCTCCCGCCGGCCTGGCAAGAAGTCCCCCGAGCCGGGCTACCTGCCCTTCAAGGAGCGCCTGGCCGCCCTGGGCAAGCTGCGGGGGGCCGAGGGCCGCGAGCCCCCCGGCCCAGGGCGGCCCGAGCGGGGCCACGGGGCTGAAGCGCGGCCCCCGCCTCGGGGGGCCTTGGGGGGCAGCCTGAAGCACCCCGAACCCGCGCACGCCGGGGAGCCCCTGGCCCGCTGCTActcctcctgctccatgggCGAGCCCGGCAAGGCGGGGGGCAAGAACCGCCCCACCGGCGGCCGGACCCCATCACGGGGTACCCCAGCCCCCCCCGCCAAGGCCACCCGCAGCCCCCACGGCAGCCCCACCAAACTGCCCACCAAGGCGGGCGGCGGCAAAGCCGCGACGCCGCGGGGCGAGGAGCCGGCGGGGGCCAAGGCGGCGGGGGCACCTCGCAAAGCGCCACCGGCCCCCGAGCCCCCCGGCGCGGGGACACCGGCGGGCGCCGCCGGGCACTCGGCCATCGAGGAGAAGGTGATGAAGGGCATCGAGGAGAACGTGCTGCGGCTGCAGGGCCAGGAGCGGCCGCCGGCGGGCGAGGCCAAGGGGAAGGCGGCGGGCGGGCTGGCCAGCTGGTTCGGGCTGCGCCGGAGCAAACTGCCGGCCCTGAGCCGGCGCGGGGACGGGGGCCGCGGGCGGGACTGGGCCGGCACCCCGGCCCCCCTGCGCCGGGAGGTCAAACTGGCCGCCCGCAAGCTGGAAGCCGAGAGCCTGAACATCTCGAAGCTGATGGAGAAGGCGGAGGATCTGCGCAAAGCGCTGCGGGAGGAGCACGGCTTCCTGCAGGCGCTGGACAAGGGGCGGCCCCGCgggcccccccgcgcccccgggCCCCTCCCGGTCATGTACCAGGAGGTGACGGCCGAGACCTtcatgcagcagctgctggacag ggtggaCGGGAAGGACGTTCCCTATGAGAGCCGCCTGGAGCACAAGCGGGAGCTCTGTGACCTCCGGCGGGTCCCCCCCGATGCCAAAGACCCCCGGCTGTGCCGCCCGCCACGCAACGGCATCGTGGGGCACCTGCGGGAGCCCCCCAACAAG GTGCCCGACGTGGGGCTCCGGGACGAGCTGCCGTCCGACGAGAGTTTGTCGGAGTCGGGGATGTCGCAGCATTTTGCCG CCTGCGGGTCACTGACGCGGACGCTGGACAGTGGGATCGGGACCTTCCCACCCCCCGACTACGGGGGGGTCCCCGCCAAGAGCGCCCCCAAACCGCGGGGCCGCCCCGAGCCGCTGCCCGGCACCGTGCCGGCACCGCCGCCCCGCATCACCAAAGTGCCGCGCAAGGCCCGGACACTGGAGCGGGAGGTGCCGAGCGccgaggagctgctggtggccgCAAAGCACCGGAGCACCCCGACGTGTCAccccccagggccccccagCCCCCACGCCGGTTCCCAAG ATGCCGGTGCCGACGCCGGGAAGCCGCAGCGCGTCCAGCAGAGCAAGAACTGGACCTTCCCCAACGCCAAAGCCTGTGGTGCCGCCGACCCCTTCCTCGGCCCCCCCGGGGGGCTGCACCGGCCCGTGCTG gcGCCCGTCTGCAGCCCAGCGGGACATCGAGGGGCATCCCCGGAGGCccccccgccgctgccccccGCCCTGAGCGCCAGCAGCAGCCGCACCCCCAGCGCCTCGGACGTGGGGGACGAGGGCAGCACGGGGGCGCAGTCCCGGGACGGGGGGCATGGCCCCCCCACGCTGGAGCACTCCGAGTCGCTCAGCGACTCCCTGTACGACAGCCTCTCCTCCTGCGGCAGCCAGGGCTGA